CGCCGGACGGCGGGGAGGTGCGCTTTAAGGGAAAAAAGGTGGAGGGCCCGGTGGAGGGGATGGCCATGGTCTTCCAGACCTTCGCCCTCTTCCCCTGGCTCACGGTGCTGGAGAACGTGGCCCTCGGCCTCGAGGCCCGCGGGCTCCCCAAGGCGGAAAGGGAGCGGAGGGCCAGGGAGGCCATCGCCATGATCGGGCTGGAGGGCTTTGAGAAGGCCCTCCCCAAGGAGCTCTCCGGGGGTATGCGGCAGCGGGTGGGCTTCGCCCGGGCCTTGGTGGTGGAGCCCGAGGTCCTCCTCATGGACGAACCCTTCTCGGCCCTAGACCCCCTGACCGCCGAGGGGCTTCGGGGGGATTTCCTGGATCTGTGGCAGGGCAAGGAGCTTTCCACCCAAGGCGTCCTCTTGGTGACCCACAACATTGAAGAGGCGGTGGCCCTGGCCGACCGCGTCCTGGTGCTCCAGGGGAGCCCGGCCCGCGTGGGCCGGGAGATCCCCATCGCCCTGCCCCACCCCCGCGACCCCGGCGACCCCCGGTTCCGGGCCCGGGTGGAGGCCATCTACGAGGTTCTGACCCAACGGGAGGAGGTGGAGCGCCGCTTGGAGGAGGAGCTCCTCCGCCTGCCCCAGGCCTCGGTGGGGGCCCTCATCAGCCTGGCCGAGGCCATCGCCCGCCTCGGCGGCCGGGCCGACCTGCCCCTTTTGGCGGAGGAGGAGGGCCTGGAGGTGGACGACCTCTTCCCCCTCCTCGAGGCCCTGGAGCTTCTGGGCTTTGCCCGCGTGGAGCACGGGGACGTGGAGCTCACCCCGGCGGGCCTGGCCCTAGCCAAGGCAGACCTCAAGGGACAAAAGGTCCTCTTTGCTGAACACCTTCTGCGCCATGTGCCCCTCCTCGCCCGACTGCACCAGGCGCTTCTGGAACACCGCCGTCTCCCGGAGGAGTGGGTCCTAAAAAGGCTGGAGAACCACCTTTCCCCCAAGGAGGCGCGGAGGGTCCTGGAGGTCGCCAGGGAATGGGGCCGCTTTGCCGGGCTTTTGGCCTACGACGAGCGAGCGCGGCGCTTCACCCTCCCGAAAGAGGAAGGCTGAGGGGCGAGGTGGCCTAGCGGTTGCGGCTTGAGCGCACCTTGCGGACCCGCTTGGGCACCAGGTGGTCCTTGGGGATCACGCTGATGGTGCCGTCCACCTCGAGGACCGCCGCCAGGACATCCTTGAGGTCCATGAGGCCGTGTTCCCTCAAGGCGGCCATGAGCTCCTCCAGGTCCACCCCCTCCCGCGCCAGGTGCTCGGGGATGGGCTTGCCCTCGTGGACAAGCAGGGTGGGCTCCCCCAGCATTCCCCGCCTCAAGGGGCTCCGGGAGATGAGGCGGTCCAGAAAGAGCAAGAGGACCGCACCCAAAAGCCCGCCCAAGAGGCTGTTGTCCGGCCCGATCATGGCGTTTTGCACCGCGTTGGAAAGAAGGAGGAGGGTGAGGAGGTCCACGGGGCTCATCTGGCCGAGGAGCTTTTTCCCGCTCAGCCTGAGGAAGACCAAGAGAACGGCGTAAACGATCGCCACCCGGATCAGGGTGAAGAGGACGGTGAGGGGATCGCCTAGGGCTTCGCGCAGGTGGGCTTCCATGGGAGAGCCGCCAGGGGAGGCTTGATCCCGCAAAAAGGGAGGGCCGAGGCCCTAGACGAACGGCCTCAGCCCCCAAAGCCCTGGTTAGGGCCTATGCCCTTTCCCGTGTCCACCCTTTCCCGGATGGTCCTCATGCGCTTCGTGTGCCTCGTGGTCTTCGTTGGCGGGGTGGTCCTCCTTCTCGTCAGGAGGGCCAAGGGAGGCGTCCTCGTCCTTCCCGGGCTTTTCCTTGACGATCTTCCCGTCCTTTAGGGTAAAGCCCTTGGCGTGAAGGAGCTCGGGCAAGGGGACATTCCGCCCGTTCACGGAGAGCTTGACCTCGCCCAACCCTGCCCCCTTCCCCTCCACCGTTACCGACACCAGGTACGACCGCCCGTCGGGCAGGGTGATCCGGAGGGCCACCGCCCGTTGCAAAAGGCCCGGGTCCAGGGAAGCCCCCGGCTGCCAGACCACACGCCCGTCCTGGTCCACCAGGGCAAACTGCGTTCCCGCAGGCCAGGACCCGGTCTGAAGGTCCTGAGGCAAACTGGGCACAAGGGCAAGACCGGCCAAGGCAAGCCCGGCGGTCAACACCATGGGAAAAAGCCGCTGGAGCATAGGGTTCACCCCCTCGGTCCAAGGATACCAAAAAAAGCTGAACGCAGGCTGAAGGCAGGGCGCATGGGACTTTGTGGAGAAGCCCTTTTGGGCGGGGTACTTAGCCCCCGCCGAAACGGCCCAGGGTTAGGCCCACCAAAAACACCAGGAAGCCTCCCACGAGGACCTGAACCACCGTACGGCCCAAGGGGCTTCCCATGTAGTGGTAGCGAATATAGGCGATGGCGAGAAGCTCCAGGGCCACCACCGCGTAGGCCAGGGCCAAGGCGGCCTGGATGTGGGGGATGAGGAAGGGCAGGGTGTGGAACATCCCCCCGAGGAACGTGGCGAGGCCCGTGACGCCCCCCCGCAAGACGGGGTGGCCCCTTCCGGTCACCTTGCCGTCATCGGAGAGGGCTTCGGCCAGGCCCATGGAGAGGGCGGCCCCCAGGGCGGCGGCCATGCCTACCAGGAAGGTGGCGTGGGGGCTTTGCGTGAGGCCGGCGGTGGCGAAGAGGGGGGCCAGGGTGGAAACGGAGCCGTCCATGAGGCCGAGAAGGGCCGGCTGGACCACCTGGAGGACGAAGCGCTGGTCCTTCGCGTTGGGGAGGCGGAATCCCATACCCAAGAGTATAGGCCCGGGCTTTCCTTATTGCAAGTAGGTATCGCTTATATTAAGCCCATCAGGCTGAGGACGAGGAGCCCCAAAACCCAAAGGGCCACCAAGGCGTAGAAGGCGTCCCCTTCCAAAAGGAAGAGGATGGCGGCGAGGGCTACCCGGGCCACGGGGGTGAGAAGGAGGAGGAGAAGGCCCAGGCGCACCAGGGCCTCTGGGCGGCCTTGCCAGGCCTCGAGCATCAGGGCGAAGGGGGACCCGCTTTGGGCCCCGGGCGCGGCCTGGAGGATGGCCCCCACGGGGGCAGCCCCGTGAGCCCAAAGCTCCCCAGCTCCCCCGAGGAGCACCAGGAGGGCCGAGAGGAGGACGCCCCCCCGCAGAACCAAGCTCAAAAGGAGGGCCACGCCTCACCCCCGGAGCCCCTGGGCGAGCATCTCCAGGCCCAGGAGGGCAATGACCCCGCTGAAAAGAAGCCTGAGGCTCCGCACCTTGGCCCCGGGCAAAACCCGGGCTCCCAGGAGGGCTCCGAGGAGAACCCCAAGCACCACAGGAA
Above is a window of Thermus islandicus DSM 21543 DNA encoding:
- a CDS encoding DUF1634 domain-containing protein, translating into MALLLSLVLRGGVLLSALLVLLGGAGELWAHGAAPVGAILQAAPGAQSGSPFALMLEAWQGRPEALVRLGLLLLLLTPVARVALAAILFLLEGDAFYALVALWVLGLLVLSLMGLI
- a CDS encoding ABC transporter ATP-binding protein, with the translated sequence MALLEARDLRKAYKAGDGEHLVLAGVNLELREGEIVALLGRSGGGKSTLLRILAGLIPPDGGEVRFKGKKVEGPVEGMAMVFQTFALFPWLTVLENVALGLEARGLPKAERERRAREAIAMIGLEGFEKALPKELSGGMRQRVGFARALVVEPEVLLMDEPFSALDPLTAEGLRGDFLDLWQGKELSTQGVLLVTHNIEEAVALADRVLVLQGSPARVGREIPIALPHPRDPGDPRFRARVEAIYEVLTQREEVERRLEEELLRLPQASVGALISLAEAIARLGGRADLPLLAEEEGLEVDDLFPLLEALELLGFARVEHGDVELTPAGLALAKADLKGQKVLFAEHLLRHVPLLARLHQALLEHRRLPEEWVLKRLENHLSPKEARRVLEVAREWGRFAGLLAYDERARRFTLPKEEG
- a CDS encoding DUF421 domain-containing protein, translated to MEAHLREALGDPLTVLFTLIRVAIVYAVLLVFLRLSGKKLLGQMSPVDLLTLLLLSNAVQNAMIGPDNSLLGGLLGAVLLLFLDRLISRSPLRRGMLGEPTLLVHEGKPIPEHLAREGVDLEELMAALREHGLMDLKDVLAAVLEVDGTISVIPKDHLVPKRVRKVRSSRNR
- a CDS encoding membrane protein; translated protein: MGFRLPNAKDQRFVLQVVQPALLGLMDGSVSTLAPLFATAGLTQSPHATFLVGMAAALGAALSMGLAEALSDDGKVTGRGHPVLRGGVTGLATFLGGMFHTLPFLIPHIQAALALAYAVVALELLAIAYIRYHYMGSPLGRTVVQVLVGGFLVFLVGLTLGRFGGG